The sequence CGACACGTCCCGGCGTTGTCAGGGCTGCTCCCACCCTCCCCGGCGACTCCCGGATCAGGCTGCCCTCAGCTACACCCGGCCGCTGCGACGACCAGGAGGCAAAGGTCTCTCACCTCCGCTCGACTTCAGACACCTCGTGGCGCACGTGATGTTCCGCCCAGTCGATCCCACAGAACACTGTCACGCGCTTGCCTCCATCCGGTCGGTTGTCTCTGCTGGTCAGAGACCCTCGCGAGAACGCGCGGCGCCCTAATGACGAGGCTCGATGGCCTACCCTCCGATGAGCCGTTCGCGATCCCAGCAACCCGCACGGTCCCGGTCTATGCACAAGAGCTCGACGGCTCCCCAGTAGCGAGGCGTGTTCCGTCCAGGCGGGCTCGAACCACGATCACCAACCTGCATCAGCAGGTCGCGTCGATGGCCCCGGACACGCCGTGCTCGCCGGTCTTACCCGAGGCGTGTAACACCGCGATGTTCTCTGGCATGGCCGACGTGCCCGAGCCACCACCGATGTCCGCACCGCAGCTGGCCCTGCACAACAACCTGCTCGCTGACCAGCTCAGCGCGACACCGGGACTAGTGGTCCGTCTGCGTTTTGATCTGGCGGAGGGCGGCGCGTCCGCGTTGGACCTTGGCGATGATGTCTTCGGCGGTGGCCTTCCAGATGAAGGGCTTGGGGTCGCTGTTCCAGTGCTCGGCCCAGACGGTGATGGCCTCGACGAGGTCGGCGACGCTGGTAAACGCGCCGCGACGCAGCCGCTTGTCGGTGAGTTCTTTGAACCAGCGCTCGATCAAGTTCAGCCACGAGCTCGACGTAGGGATGAAGTGCAGATGCCAGCGACGACGGTCCTTGTGCGCCAGCCACGTGTTGATCTCCGGCGCGGAGTGCGCGGAGAGGTTGTCCAGAATCACGTGGACTCCCAGCCCTCGCGGGACACTCTTGTCGATCTGTTTGAAGAACCGCAACACCTCGGCGGCGCTGTGGCCGTTGCGGAGCTCGGTCAGCACCTGGCCGGTGGCCAGGTTCATCGCCGCGAACAGGTCGATGGTGCCGTGCCGCTTGTAGTCATGGGTCATTGTCTTGGCCCGGCCCGGCTTCATCGGCAGCGACGGCTGGGTCCGATCCAATGCCTGGCACTGGGTCTTCTCGTCGAAACTGAACACCACTGCGCGAGCCGGCGGGTTCAGGTACACGCCCACGACATCGACGAGCTTCTCCTCGAACCGCGGGTCGTTGCTGAGTTTGAACGTGTCCACCTGCCACGGCTTGAGGTTGTGGTCGGCCCAGATCCGCGCGACCGTGTCCTTGCCGACACCGACCCGCACCGCCATCGTCCGAGTAGTCCACTGCGTTGCCCCACCCGGCGGCGTCTCCTCCCGGGTCAGCCGCAGCACCTGCTCGACCGTGCCCGGCGGCAACGAGGACTTACGGCCACGGCCCCTGGCGATCACCCCGACCCCGTCCACACCGGTCTGCGCGAACCGTTTCCGCCACCGCCGCACCGTGTCCGAGTCCACCCCGGACCGGCGCGCGATCTCCTCGTTCGCGGTCCCGTCGGCGGCCCACAACAACGCCCGCGCCTGGACCACCCGGCGATGCGGCAACACCGTCGACGCGGCCATCCGGGACAACTCCACACGCTGCTGCGCGGTCACCGGCAACGCTTCCGCGGCACGAATCGGCATAACTGAACCTACCACACCAATTCACAGACACACCACTAGCGAGCGATCCGACCCGGTCATGCCGTCCGCCTGTGAAGAGGACTCACCGGCCCGAGTCTTGACCAGACATCCACGGCCGAACCGGACCGTTCAGGAATCATTAGGTCTTGACAATTTCTCTTCGATGATCTGTTCAATCTCGTCACCGATCCCGCGTTCCTGTTGGTCGCGTGGGTTCGGGTGCGGGGTAACAAAGGGGCTCGCACGGCCGGAGTGGACGGCGAGACCGCCCACTACATCGAGGCCGTGCGCGGGGTGGAGGAGTTCCTCACGGAGCTACGGGCTGATCTCAAGGCCCGTACGTTCCGTCCTCTGCCGGTCCGGCGGCGAGCGATCCCCAAGGCGGGCGGCAAAGTCCGCTACCTGGGAATCGCGACGAATACTTCATACTGCCCCTCCTGCAATCGCGTGTCGG comes from Streptosporangiales bacterium and encodes:
- a CDS encoding IS630 family transposase, with product MPIRAAEALPVTAQQRVELSRMAASTVLPHRRVVQARALLWAADGTANEEIARRSGVDSDTVRRWRKRFAQTGVDGVGVIARGRGRKSSLPPGTVEQVLRLTREETPPGGATQWTTRTMAVRVGVGKDTVARIWADHNLKPWQVDTFKLSNDPRFEEKLVDVVGVYLNPPARAVVFSFDEKTQCQALDRTQPSLPMKPGRAKTMTHDYKRHGTIDLFAAMNLATGQVLTELRNGHSAAEVLRFFKQIDKSVPRGLGVHVILDNLSAHSAPEINTWLAHKDRRRWHLHFIPTSSSWLNLIERWFKELTDKRLRRGAFTSVADLVEAITVWAEHWNSDPKPFIWKATAEDIIAKVQRGRAALRQIKTQTDH